Proteins from a genomic interval of Subtercola boreus:
- a CDS encoding ATP-binding protein translates to MNTTGLAHAHRGYQYQDLISAIALVDVLLQRNVDTVIDRKLFPGDLFDDLTISAASGRQRLQLKHSSDPTAELKLATFSGNSRGVRLDLVISTLLKERAAFPESAETTLYRLVFTEKLPGSGDLNDLLYPVTLSIDSPLLGLGSTLRHFDPVQLWQLRAKGSAGGDLAGVLFDLNSLTQDDLQWACDHLIIETSALRFSGDLRAPGPAEEFLLNRVRDEVGAGSFPNADLTAIDVAAQLILSAVSARTGLDDTTFATLIRRTRLRTDFGAVTAATPVVPGREVSRDALVADIVAQIESQSPPGGVRIIAGPPGQGKSWVSEQVGSRLKSNGWLVAEHYCFLGEADHERDDRVLLDAIFGSLIARLADRDGKFVLDNIPRFAADRNTLQQSLRTATRDGKRKVALLVDGLDHVSRVMRAHRSSNPSLVVCEALAQLELPENVVLVVLSQPGEHLAPFAEAKRSELPGMTRDELEELSDLLLGATTDDEALRGHYLDELGGRSGGNALYATYLVFESSRRDLDRYPTRADLISALPPFDGTLKSYYEYLYAELDAEGWVVAEELAIANFAMTREELEQLRNPARVENALRVLAPVLRVQVSSGIRFYHESFGRFVRERLAEHPTEVAALLETISAWLMRQGIFDDSRAYRWLLPTLAEQERHNELVALIDDNFVESSIANAFPARSINANLARASESAAIRSDWPGVVRLIQMAAAVHTFDLDRFETLVEFSDVQAGFVDPQHIADRLSDGDRLVVSGRQGVLRCAALDAAGAVAPWSDCLAAFERDDHNTQRGAADDQHVALALLRGRLRLATSDRSAEGLKWKRIAKYVDPIGAPVSGVVDVISDVVGLKHVPALAKHSKNGTRLLIELAERLSDYRESALARFRKTPKGRTGLAHRALAFGLDPTEMWPQTSKLRDHLLELTRNVIDGRSTSQLGHLDSWLDSCAYAARLDPVGLAAAEALVGGDGWYRCWLEFAIALVRAEYADPDLRGALALDAIRILENETNPFKGKPRATDLYSAHETIAATITRALDLVAADQLGDALDTLGRVSTNTTTIGMGFQGGPLLAEVLASIAENVSPEDGRDILRTHLLKAVADVGADVMYPEVAVYHLRLARLELREGAMAAAGEHWRQGLSLLTAYGSHKDPTVYELTEPLESLIEFDRSAVRECLQRLQTITLAVEHHTDGRGTSRTHSDWWKDVARADPTWLIDLALPELADHVNSSHWALHRAVEEVWTFHHGKADPRISAAVRIAVETALIDIDPADLSTYLDSGLLEEPGGLDLIKAILARFDERATSSMYTNGQEILDASERLAGRANDAVAGTPLPLVSKVRPGPPVQEEEDDDRWGVKSRRQSEPLIVDRSRAQPFAPGLPGVYEVIQSIRHRRRDSEGSGLGPDGFQNALGFRLLELDETGRGGDAEQALLELADALPFGESPVLLMSLSDGFQRFGRARLTATAGVLAWTRTRQRGGWGAFGAEANLDYLTGAFAADATVAGEVLGREVARTAITSGSSGPSQALIQAAKAGALPWSSGPGDAAILCWSAACDVIDRRTPRFPLSDVPEFPYVPTADAEISKAELDRCVAAVALARVCVSSRESKRRALIALGDLLEFRSESIVRDLDQIVGRLSDPITQHAVLSAALGIVGVPDKLQRALTEIAGSELLAIRSVAREYIEVLPELPASRPPDELLAALRDTGFNATPSREAQHLVEEFLARRIAQTEWLMPELGDAILGRLSDKDISAALMKQVQSQLDALASRSRLRWPDAILFHEEEAERQFQSLAGSARLARIVIGDPIPEPAAWEQAVGTRLEPNVRTALAIEAARIPRPDIDAAPHPLESGWVGDVVGERSTIRSNGDLHNLEIDGWICVALIERREYEGSRSDKNSRTSLTIAGVHAGEPSLGNIPLAGGSVRWWDESGADGPLSPQPFPLVAMTEDGPGPNGLGAPRFILAPTPSLRSALGLRPTDRKFSMTDESGDVVARLVVWRAEYEASDYELTYPRVQGQALLIRPDQMAKLAEAMPFELTSLMIRTLFAENYADVESDD, encoded by the coding sequence TTGAATACGACCGGCCTCGCCCATGCTCACCGCGGGTATCAGTACCAGGATCTCATCTCGGCGATCGCACTTGTCGATGTCCTCCTGCAGCGAAACGTCGACACGGTCATCGACCGGAAGCTCTTTCCGGGCGATTTGTTCGACGACTTGACGATCTCGGCAGCGAGCGGCCGTCAACGACTTCAACTCAAGCACTCGAGCGATCCGACCGCCGAACTCAAACTAGCGACCTTCAGCGGCAACTCCCGCGGCGTGCGACTCGATCTCGTGATCTCCACACTTCTCAAGGAGCGCGCGGCCTTCCCAGAAAGCGCTGAGACGACGCTGTATCGGCTGGTGTTCACCGAGAAGCTTCCAGGATCTGGAGATCTGAACGATCTTCTTTACCCCGTGACCTTGAGCATCGACTCACCGCTGTTGGGGCTGGGAAGTACCCTTCGACATTTCGATCCGGTTCAGCTCTGGCAGCTGAGGGCAAAGGGATCAGCCGGTGGCGATCTCGCGGGCGTCTTGTTCGATCTCAATTCTCTTACGCAGGACGATCTCCAGTGGGCATGCGACCACCTGATCATCGAGACCTCTGCTCTCCGCTTCAGCGGCGATCTGCGTGCACCTGGGCCTGCCGAAGAGTTCCTTCTGAATCGTGTTCGCGATGAAGTAGGAGCTGGCTCGTTCCCGAACGCCGACCTCACTGCGATCGATGTCGCCGCCCAGTTAATCCTGTCTGCCGTGTCGGCGCGCACGGGCCTCGACGACACGACCTTTGCGACCCTCATTCGGCGAACTAGGCTCCGAACCGACTTCGGCGCTGTGACGGCCGCAACCCCGGTGGTCCCGGGTCGAGAAGTCAGCCGGGACGCGCTCGTCGCTGACATAGTCGCTCAGATCGAATCGCAAAGCCCACCCGGAGGCGTGCGCATCATCGCGGGACCTCCGGGCCAGGGAAAGTCCTGGGTCAGTGAACAGGTCGGCTCGCGTCTCAAGTCGAATGGGTGGCTCGTCGCTGAGCACTACTGTTTCCTCGGAGAGGCTGACCACGAGCGCGACGATCGTGTGCTCTTGGATGCCATCTTCGGCAGCCTGATCGCTCGGTTGGCTGACCGCGACGGGAAGTTCGTTCTCGATAACATTCCGCGGTTCGCCGCCGATCGCAACACCCTCCAACAGTCGCTCCGCACCGCGACTCGCGACGGCAAGCGCAAAGTGGCGCTTCTTGTCGACGGGCTGGATCACGTCTCTCGTGTAATGAGGGCCCATCGGTCGAGCAATCCGTCACTGGTCGTTTGTGAGGCGCTCGCGCAGCTGGAACTCCCCGAGAACGTCGTGCTCGTAGTCCTAAGCCAGCCCGGCGAACATCTCGCACCGTTCGCGGAAGCTAAGCGCTCGGAACTTCCTGGCATGACCCGCGACGAGCTCGAGGAACTGAGCGACCTTCTCCTGGGGGCGACGACGGACGACGAGGCATTGCGGGGGCACTACCTGGACGAGCTCGGTGGCCGGTCGGGCGGCAATGCGCTGTACGCGACCTACCTGGTGTTCGAATCATCCCGACGCGACCTCGACCGGTACCCGACCCGCGCTGACCTGATCTCCGCTCTGCCTCCATTCGACGGAACGTTAAAGAGCTACTACGAGTACCTGTATGCCGAGCTCGATGCTGAGGGCTGGGTCGTGGCCGAAGAACTCGCGATCGCGAACTTCGCGATGACGCGAGAAGAGCTTGAGCAGTTGCGAAACCCCGCTCGCGTCGAGAACGCACTTCGGGTATTGGCGCCGGTGCTCAGAGTGCAGGTCAGCTCCGGAATCAGGTTTTACCACGAGTCGTTCGGACGATTCGTTCGAGAGCGTCTTGCCGAGCATCCCACTGAGGTTGCTGCGTTGCTTGAGACGATCAGCGCCTGGCTTATGAGGCAGGGCATCTTTGACGACTCACGGGCGTATCGCTGGTTGCTCCCGACACTGGCTGAGCAAGAGCGGCACAATGAGCTGGTCGCCCTGATCGACGACAACTTCGTCGAATCCTCGATCGCGAACGCTTTCCCTGCCCGGTCGATTAATGCCAATCTCGCACGTGCGTCGGAATCGGCAGCGATTCGCTCGGATTGGCCCGGAGTTGTTCGCCTGATTCAGATGGCCGCAGCCGTCCACACATTCGACTTGGATCGTTTCGAGACGCTCGTAGAATTCTCCGATGTGCAGGCGGGATTCGTCGACCCTCAGCACATCGCCGATCGGCTCAGCGACGGTGATCGTCTGGTCGTGAGCGGGAGGCAGGGTGTGCTGCGGTGCGCGGCGCTCGACGCGGCCGGCGCTGTCGCGCCTTGGTCAGATTGCTTAGCTGCCTTCGAACGAGATGACCACAACACTCAACGAGGTGCTGCGGATGACCAGCACGTCGCCCTGGCTTTGCTCCGAGGACGTCTCCGCCTTGCGACGTCGGATCGATCGGCCGAAGGGCTCAAGTGGAAAAGGATCGCAAAATACGTTGATCCTATCGGGGCGCCTGTGTCGGGAGTCGTAGACGTGATCAGCGATGTCGTCGGGCTCAAGCACGTCCCGGCCCTAGCGAAGCACTCAAAAAATGGCACACGTCTCCTGATCGAGCTCGCGGAGCGACTCTCTGACTATCGCGAGAGCGCATTGGCGCGGTTTCGGAAGACGCCCAAGGGGCGCACTGGGTTGGCTCACAGGGCACTGGCCTTCGGCCTGGATCCGACGGAGATGTGGCCGCAAACATCGAAGCTCCGCGACCACCTTCTTGAACTCACGAGGAACGTGATCGACGGGAGATCAACTTCGCAACTCGGCCACCTTGATAGTTGGCTGGACTCCTGCGCGTACGCCGCGAGACTCGATCCCGTCGGACTAGCAGCAGCCGAGGCGCTCGTGGGTGGGGATGGTTGGTACCGATGCTGGCTCGAGTTCGCTATCGCGCTAGTCAGAGCCGAGTACGCAGACCCAGACCTGCGTGGCGCCCTTGCATTGGACGCAATTCGGATCCTCGAAAACGAGACAAATCCCTTCAAGGGAAAACCGCGGGCCACCGACCTCTACTCAGCACATGAGACGATCGCCGCCACAATCACCCGAGCACTCGATCTCGTCGCCGCGGACCAATTGGGTGACGCGCTCGACACCCTTGGTCGTGTGAGCACCAACACCACGACGATCGGGATGGGATTTCAAGGAGGGCCGCTACTCGCGGAAGTTCTCGCAAGCATCGCTGAGAATGTCTCGCCCGAGGACGGGCGCGACATCCTGCGAACTCATCTTCTGAAGGCGGTCGCCGACGTCGGTGCGGACGTCATGTATCCCGAAGTGGCCGTATACCACCTCCGTCTCGCACGCCTTGAGTTGCGAGAGGGAGCGATGGCCGCAGCGGGGGAGCACTGGCGGCAGGGGTTGTCTCTCCTGACGGCGTATGGATCGCACAAAGATCCGACGGTCTACGAGCTGACCGAACCGCTCGAGAGCCTGATCGAGTTTGACCGATCGGCGGTGCGGGAATGCCTTCAACGACTTCAGACAATCACTCTCGCCGTCGAGCATCACACCGACGGCCGTGGTACGAGCCGGACCCACTCGGACTGGTGGAAAGATGTGGCGCGCGCTGACCCCACATGGTTGATCGACCTGGCGCTGCCTGAACTCGCTGACCACGTCAACTCGTCACACTGGGCTCTACATCGCGCGGTCGAGGAAGTCTGGACATTCCACCACGGCAAGGCTGACCCGCGAATCTCCGCGGCCGTTCGAATCGCGGTTGAGACAGCCCTCATCGACATAGACCCGGCCGACCTTTCGACGTACCTTGACAGCGGACTTCTTGAGGAGCCTGGCGGTCTAGACCTCATCAAGGCGATCCTGGCGCGATTCGACGAACGCGCCACTTCGTCGATGTACACCAATGGTCAGGAGATCCTGGACGCGAGCGAGCGACTGGCTGGTCGAGCTAACGACGCTGTCGCTGGGACCCCGCTCCCGCTCGTTTCCAAGGTCCGACCAGGACCTCCCGTGCAGGAGGAGGAGGACGACGACCGATGGGGTGTGAAATCGCGGCGTCAGAGCGAGCCGTTGATCGTCGACCGGTCTCGCGCGCAGCCTTTTGCTCCGGGCCTGCCTGGCGTGTACGAGGTCATCCAGTCCATTCGACATCGACGCCGCGATTCCGAAGGCAGCGGGCTCGGACCGGATGGGTTTCAGAACGCGCTCGGGTTCCGGCTTCTGGAGCTCGATGAGACAGGGCGCGGGGGTGATGCCGAACAGGCTCTACTCGAGTTGGCCGACGCTCTGCCGTTCGGCGAGAGTCCGGTGCTGCTCATGTCCCTCAGCGACGGGTTTCAGCGATTTGGTCGAGCCAGGCTCACCGCGACGGCGGGGGTGCTCGCCTGGACCCGCACGCGCCAACGGGGCGGATGGGGGGCGTTCGGAGCCGAAGCGAACCTGGACTACCTCACGGGTGCATTCGCGGCGGATGCAACCGTCGCCGGTGAGGTCCTCGGTCGCGAAGTGGCGCGCACCGCGATCACATCAGGTTCATCGGGGCCTTCGCAGGCTTTAATCCAGGCAGCCAAAGCGGGCGCACTTCCGTGGTCCAGCGGGCCGGGAGACGCCGCCATCCTATGTTGGTCGGCGGCGTGCGACGTCATTGATAGGCGTACACCGCGGTTTCCGCTATCCGATGTCCCTGAGTTTCCATACGTCCCGACCGCCGACGCCGAAATTTCCAAAGCTGAATTGGATCGCTGCGTCGCGGCTGTGGCACTTGCGCGTGTATGCGTATCGAGTCGTGAATCGAAACGCCGAGCGCTTATCGCCCTTGGCGATCTCCTAGAGTTCCGATCTGAATCGATCGTGCGCGATCTGGATCAGATCGTTGGACGGCTCAGCGATCCGATCACTCAACATGCCGTGCTGTCGGCTGCCCTTGGGATAGTCGGGGTTCCCGACAAGCTGCAACGTGCTCTGACAGAGATTGCAGGGTCCGAACTCCTGGCCATCCGGAGCGTCGCTCGCGAGTACATCGAAGTTCTGCCCGAGCTCCCGGCAAGCCGTCCTCCGGACGAATTGTTGGCAGCGTTACGGGACACGGGCTTCAATGCGACACCGAGCCGGGAGGCACAGCATCTCGTGGAAGAGTTCCTCGCTCGCCGCATCGCGCAAACCGAATGGCTTATGCCTGAGTTGGGGGACGCCATCTTGGGTCGGCTGTCGGACAAGGACATCTCCGCAGCCTTGATGAAGCAGGTCCAGTCTCAACTTGATGCCTTGGCGAGTCGTTCTCGCTTGCGATGGCCGGACGCCATTCTTTTTCATGAGGAGGAGGCAGAACGCCAATTTCAATCTCTCGCGGGATCTGCGCGCCTGGCCCGCATCGTCATAGGCGACCCCATCCCTGAGCCCGCCGCTTGGGAGCAGGCTGTTGGGACACGCTTGGAACCCAACGTTCGAACCGCCTTAGCCATAGAGGCCGCTCGGATCCCTCGACCTGACATCGACGCCGCTCCCCATCCCTTGGAGTCCGGCTGGGTTGGCGACGTTGTCGGCGAACGGAGCACGATCCGTTCGAACGGTGATCTTCACAATCTCGAAATCGACGGATGGATCTGTGTTGCATTGATTGAGCGACGAGAGTACGAAGGCTCGCGCTCTGACAAGAACAGCCGAACGAGTTTGACGATCGCCGGTGTACACGCTGGGGAGCCCAGCTTGGGCAATATTCCTCTAGCCGGCGGAAGCGTTCGATGGTGGGATGAGTCAGGGGCAGACGGCCCGCTCTCTCCCCAACCATTCCCCCTGGTCGCGATGACTGAAGACGGTCCAGGTCCGAACGGACTCGGCGCACCTCGCTTCATACTCGCCCCGACCCCGTCCCTGCGCAGCGCCCTCGGCCTCCGACCGACCGACCGCAAGTTCTCAATGACAGATGAGTCCGGTGATGTGGTCGCTCGGCTGGTCGTGTGGCGTGCCGAATACGAGGCCAGCGACTACGAACTCACCTACCCCCGCGTCCAAGGCCAAGCTCTTCTTATCCGACCCGATCAAATGGCGAAGCTCGCCGAGGCGATGCCGTTCGAGTTGACCTCCCTGATGATCCGAACGCTTTTCGCGGAGAACTACGCCGACGTCGAGTCGGACGACTGA
- a CDS encoding replication protein RepA translates to MTEATARAKGNALEPIKIPRDRLKALNFASAQESGESDPMVGYSARVWAQVSLPYRDPGNVPFWERQNGAVSLTMRPALLTRPDGTRFEAYAYGLLPRHALTWIATEAVRTDSPVLELGQSMNAFMQKIGLAKGGRDAKRLTEQLQRLFGSQLSVRGLASNESGYGEQTKYIQIADQVQLWFAKGERTDGDNRGLWTSTVTLSQEFFRSIVEAPVPVNLEAMRALGASPMRLDIYLWATYRVFNLSRPTRIKWADLGAQFGGQYETLRQFKAQFIKNLTEVKLVYPELNLDVEKDFLVLRPSPPHVKPTKRRAQLI, encoded by the coding sequence ATGACTGAGGCAACTGCAAGGGCAAAAGGGAACGCCCTGGAACCCATCAAGATCCCTCGGGACCGCCTGAAGGCACTCAACTTCGCGTCTGCGCAAGAGTCCGGCGAGAGCGATCCGATGGTCGGGTATAGCGCTCGTGTCTGGGCGCAGGTTTCACTGCCGTACCGAGATCCAGGGAACGTCCCGTTCTGGGAGCGGCAGAACGGAGCGGTATCACTGACGATGCGTCCTGCGTTGCTGACCAGGCCGGACGGGACCCGTTTCGAGGCGTACGCGTACGGTCTGCTACCGCGCCATGCGCTGACGTGGATAGCGACCGAAGCTGTCCGGACGGACAGTCCGGTCCTCGAGCTCGGTCAGAGCATGAACGCTTTCATGCAGAAGATCGGACTCGCGAAGGGCGGCCGTGACGCGAAGCGTCTGACCGAACAGTTGCAACGGCTGTTCGGCTCCCAGCTGAGCGTCCGCGGTTTGGCTTCCAATGAGTCTGGCTACGGAGAACAAACGAAATACATCCAGATTGCTGATCAGGTGCAGCTGTGGTTTGCGAAGGGAGAGCGAACCGACGGCGACAACCGCGGACTATGGACCTCCACCGTCACCCTCTCGCAAGAATTCTTTCGATCCATCGTGGAAGCACCCGTTCCTGTGAACCTCGAAGCCATGAGAGCTCTCGGCGCGTCACCAATGCGGTTAGACATCTACCTTTGGGCAACATATCGAGTGTTCAATCTGTCCCGCCCCACCAGGATCAAGTGGGCAGACCTCGGAGCACAATTCGGCGGACAGTACGAAACGCTTCGACAATTCAAGGCCCAATTCATCAAAAACCTCACCGAGGTCAAGCTGGTCTATCCAGAACTCAACCTCGACGTAGAGAAGGACTTCCTCGTCCTCCGCCCGTCCCCACCCCACGTGAAACCAACCAAGCGCCGCGCGCAACTTATCTAA
- a CDS encoding ArdC-like ssDNA-binding domain-containing protein, with the protein MSTATATRTSKTRTPAKTAEEKKAQGEALHQSITDQVEALRDSGRWEAFLNFAQAFHAYSLNNVLLILSQMPEASRVAGFRKWQALNRQVRKGSKAIRIFGYSTKKVTEEDANGDEVEKKISRFPILSVFDVSQTDLIDPALGDPSTLTTLLTGSDDHGIVDALSTYLIGEGWNVERRPLPGSMNGVTRPAEMTVVIDSDLSPEAAAKTMIHECAHILLGHIDDLAEYAQHRGLMETEAESVAYVVAGLVGFDTSAYSVGYIAGWANADTDLIRSTAARVLRTAHQIAGILTPEDDATDTPAEETAA; encoded by the coding sequence ATGAGCACCGCAACCGCCACCCGTACCAGCAAGACCCGCACCCCCGCCAAAACGGCTGAGGAGAAGAAAGCGCAGGGCGAGGCGCTGCACCAGTCGATCACCGATCAGGTGGAGGCGCTCCGCGATTCCGGCCGGTGGGAGGCGTTTCTGAATTTCGCGCAGGCGTTCCACGCGTACTCGCTGAACAATGTGCTGCTGATTCTGTCGCAGATGCCCGAGGCGTCCCGGGTGGCGGGGTTCCGGAAGTGGCAGGCCCTGAACCGTCAGGTCCGGAAGGGCTCGAAGGCCATCCGAATTTTCGGGTACTCGACCAAAAAGGTGACCGAGGAGGACGCGAACGGTGACGAGGTAGAGAAGAAGATCTCCCGGTTCCCGATCCTGTCGGTATTCGATGTCAGCCAAACGGACCTCATCGACCCCGCCCTGGGCGACCCCAGCACCCTCACCACGCTTCTTACGGGATCGGATGATCACGGCATCGTCGACGCCCTCAGCACCTACCTCATTGGTGAGGGCTGGAACGTTGAGCGTCGTCCCCTGCCGGGAAGTATGAACGGTGTCACCCGGCCCGCAGAGATGACGGTGGTTATCGACTCGGATCTGTCGCCGGAGGCGGCGGCGAAGACGATGATTCACGAGTGCGCGCACATCCTATTGGGCCACATCGATGACTTGGCCGAGTACGCCCAGCACCGCGGGCTGATGGAGACCGAGGCCGAGAGCGTCGCTTACGTCGTCGCCGGCCTGGTCGGGTTCGACACGTCCGCGTACTCGGTGGGTTACATCGCCGGATGGGCGAACGCCGACACCGATCTGATCAGGTCCACCGCCGCCCGGGTACTCCGCACCGCGCACCAGATCGCCGGAATCCTCACCCCCGAAGACGACGCAACCGACACCCCCGCCGAGGAAACCGCAGCCTGA
- a CDS encoding DUF3846 domain-containing protein — protein MTEHITGIRIDNDGVLSTVSIDDTNTHTHLLGMYRHIGCTTVDVVGLEGGIDVWVDDEGLYTQDPNPTLTAMIRITRPCQTHLSGPGLFLTTDGEGDTRGLTEEQTVTVIGWWQTANAILPVQ, from the coding sequence ATGACCGAACACATCACCGGGATCCGGATCGACAACGACGGGGTCTTGTCCACCGTCAGCATCGACGACACAAACACCCACACGCACCTGTTGGGCATGTACCGGCACATCGGCTGCACGACCGTCGACGTCGTCGGCCTCGAAGGTGGCATCGACGTGTGGGTGGACGACGAAGGCCTGTACACGCAGGACCCTAACCCGACACTCACCGCCATGATCCGGATCACCCGCCCGTGCCAGACGCACCTGTCCGGTCCGGGCCTATTCCTGACCACGGACGGTGAGGGCGACACGCGCGGCCTGACCGAGGAGCAGACCGTCACCGTCATCGGGTGGTGGCAGACCGCAAACGCGATCCTGCCCGTCCAGTAA
- a CDS encoding ParB/RepB/Spo0J family partition protein, with protein MTKNNATPATATAPDLAASLAAGTVTIERINPQAVQLDPNIRTNPVLLPEFVDSIRAEGVREPVLARRGEDGITYVYDGQRRLLAAREAGLTSMLAVFGIADTTGTESGRILDQLCTFARAELTLTDRIAAYEALALDGISVEKIAKSAGADKATVTGALTIGKSKAATTYAAYGTVSFDRLLLIAEFEGDDEAIAAVTDCDDEDLAYVAQECRDENARLVRQAEIVTTLEADGLTVVTAWNYSTMAHLSRLTDAADDDTERPPLDAGAHTSCEGHAVFLTVNGLGEDDTETVPLCTKPELHQSIYRGYRSPVAEPVELSEEEADAQAEAKRAERRTLIANNKAWDTAETVRKDWITALLARKKLPTDAAAFVAVTLTRHSYDVAGDNSGGAAVFLGHEGYAAREALAAMVETSPTKAGYVSLAVALSARENRTSRESWRNPNASDEAYLLQLEKWGHHLTDVERIAAGHTAPDAE; from the coding sequence GTGACCAAGAACAACGCCACCCCCGCAACCGCCACCGCGCCTGACCTTGCTGCGAGCCTCGCAGCGGGAACGGTGACCATCGAGCGCATTAACCCGCAGGCCGTGCAGCTTGACCCGAACATCAGGACCAACCCGGTCCTGCTCCCTGAGTTCGTGGACTCCATCCGCGCCGAGGGAGTCCGCGAGCCGGTCCTCGCCCGCCGAGGAGAGGACGGCATCACCTACGTCTACGACGGACAGCGCCGACTCCTCGCCGCCCGCGAAGCAGGCCTCACATCGATGCTCGCCGTGTTCGGTATCGCCGACACCACCGGCACCGAATCAGGCCGAATCCTTGACCAGCTCTGCACCTTCGCCCGCGCCGAACTCACGCTGACCGACCGGATCGCCGCCTATGAAGCTCTGGCTCTCGACGGCATCAGCGTGGAGAAAATCGCGAAGTCCGCAGGAGCCGACAAAGCCACCGTCACCGGGGCGCTCACCATTGGGAAGAGCAAAGCCGCGACGACCTACGCCGCGTACGGCACCGTCTCCTTCGACCGGTTGCTGCTGATCGCCGAGTTCGAAGGCGACGACGAGGCAATCGCCGCCGTCACGGACTGCGATGACGAAGACCTCGCCTATGTCGCGCAGGAGTGCCGCGACGAGAATGCCCGCCTTGTCCGGCAGGCCGAGATCGTGACCACGCTGGAAGCAGACGGCCTGACCGTTGTCACGGCATGGAACTACTCGACCATGGCGCACCTCTCACGCCTCACCGACGCCGCAGACGACGACACCGAACGGCCTCCACTGGACGCGGGGGCGCACACCAGTTGTGAAGGTCACGCCGTGTTCCTGACGGTGAACGGGCTCGGCGAGGACGACACCGAGACGGTGCCGCTCTGCACGAAGCCGGAACTGCACCAGAGCATCTACCGGGGGTATCGTTCGCCGGTCGCGGAGCCGGTGGAACTGTCGGAGGAGGAAGCCGACGCCCAGGCCGAAGCGAAGCGCGCCGAACGGCGAACCCTGATCGCGAACAACAAAGCATGGGACACCGCCGAAACCGTCCGGAAAGACTGGATCACCGCGCTCCTGGCCCGGAAGAAACTCCCCACCGACGCAGCCGCGTTCGTCGCCGTGACCCTCACCCGGCACTCCTACGACGTGGCTGGTGACAACAGCGGCGGCGCAGCCGTGTTCCTCGGCCACGAAGGGTATGCCGCACGCGAAGCCCTCGCCGCGATGGTCGAAACATCCCCGACGAAGGCCGGGTATGTGAGTCTCGCGGTCGCACTGTCGGCGCGGGAGAACCGGACGAGCCGCGAGTCGTGGCGGAACCCGAACGCCTCTGATGAGGCGTACCTGCTGCAGCTCGAGAAATGGGGCCACCACCTCACCGACGTCGAACGAATCGCCGCAGGCCACACCGCACCGGACGCGGAGTAA
- a CDS encoding PDDEXK nuclease domain-containing protein translates to MASEIRPLPADYAAVLNDLKTRVRSARLTAQRRVNTELITLYWSIGDTILQRQNDQEWGAQVVARLAEDLRAEFPAMKGFSRSNLFYMRGFAQAWPDREQVVQQAAGLLPWGHIMVLLDKLDRQTDRDWYAEKAATHGWSRNVLMNQIMNRTLERTGAAPSNFAGQLAPTDSDLAAQLAKDPYVFDFLDLTDEVAERDLEQALMDRIVETLRELGPGFAFVGRQVHFDVGGDDFYVDLLFFHTEQLRYIVIELKTGKFEPAYTGQLGFYIAVVDDKMRRDFHRPTVGILICGGQNNHTVRYALGQTHSPMAVASYTYDSLPADEQRILPTAEQIAAALDWNPDAN, encoded by the coding sequence ATGGCTTCCGAGATCCGACCGCTGCCCGCCGATTACGCCGCAGTCCTCAACGATCTGAAGACGCGAGTCCGTTCCGCCAGGCTCACAGCGCAGCGACGCGTGAACACCGAACTGATCACCTTGTACTGGAGCATCGGCGACACCATCCTGCAACGACAAAACGACCAGGAATGGGGTGCCCAGGTCGTCGCCCGCCTCGCCGAAGACCTGAGGGCGGAGTTCCCAGCGATGAAGGGGTTCTCGAGATCGAATCTGTTCTACATGCGAGGTTTTGCGCAGGCGTGGCCTGACCGTGAGCAAGTAGTCCAGCAAGCTGCTGGACTATTACCGTGGGGCCACATCATGGTGCTCCTCGACAAGCTCGACCGCCAAACCGACCGTGACTGGTACGCGGAAAAAGCCGCCACGCACGGCTGGTCACGAAACGTCCTCATGAACCAGATCATGAACCGCACGCTGGAACGAACCGGCGCCGCACCCTCAAATTTTGCCGGACAACTCGCACCCACAGACTCCGACCTCGCCGCGCAGCTCGCGAAAGACCCCTACGTCTTCGACTTCCTCGACCTCACCGACGAGGTCGCAGAACGCGACCTCGAACAGGCTCTGATGGACAGGATCGTCGAAACCCTCCGAGAGCTCGGCCCCGGTTTCGCGTTCGTCGGCAGGCAAGTGCACTTCGATGTCGGAGGAGACGACTTCTATGTCGACCTGCTCTTCTTCCACACCGAGCAGCTCCGCTACATTGTCATCGAACTGAAGACGGGGAAATTTGAACCCGCCTACACCGGCCAGCTCGGCTTCTACATCGCCGTCGTCGACGACAAAATGCGCCGCGACTTCCACCGCCCAACTGTCGGAATCCTCATCTGCGGCGGACAGAACAACCACACCGTCCGCTACGCACTCGGCCAAACCCACTCCCCCATGGCCGTCGCAAGCTACACCTACGACTCCCTGCCAGCCGACGAACAACGAATCCTCCCCACCGCAGAACAAATCGCAGCCGCACTCGACTGGAACCCAGACGCCAACTGA